The following DNA comes from Streptococcus canis.
TATTAATTTCGTTCGAGATCTCTTGCGTCGCTTTGATGTTAAACCGTATAATGAAATAGAACAAACAGGTCTCTTAAGAAATATTGTTGTCCGCCGAGGCCATTACTCTGGAGAAATGATGCTAGTATTAGTGACCACACGGCCAAAAGTATTCCGTGTTGACCAAGTTATTGAAAAAATTGTTGAAGCCTTCCCAGAAGTGGTGTCTATTATCCAAAACATTAATGATAAGAATACCAATGCTATCTTTGGTAAAGAGTTCCGCACCCTCTATGGTAGAGATACCATTACCGATACCATGTTAGGGAATCGCTATGAAATTTCAGCCCAATCTTTCTATCAAGTTAATACAGTTATGGCAGAAAAGCTTTATCAAACAGCCATTGATTTCTCAGAACTATCTAAAGATGATGTGGTTATAGACGCCTACTCAGGTATAGGAACCATCGGCCTATCGTTTGCTAAAACAGTTAAAGCAGTTTACGGTGTTGAAGTGATTGAAGCAGCTGTCCAAGATGCCCAAAAAAATGCAGCTCTGAATGGCATCACCAATGCCCATTTTGTTGCAGATACCGCAGAAAATGCCATGGCAACATGGGCTAAAGATGGCATCAAACCAGACCTTATTCTTGTAGATCCGCCACGAAAAGGCCTAACAGAAAGCTTTATCCAAGCCAGTGTGGCTATGGCACCCAATAAAATTACCTATGTGTCTTGTAACCCAGCCACCATGGCGCGTGACATCAAACGTTATGAAGAACTAGGCTACCAGCTCAAAAAGGTTCAACCAGTAGATCTGTTTCCACAAACACATCACGTGGAGACGGTAGCACTTTTGTCCAAACTCGATGTCGATAAGCATATAGATGTTGAAATAAAGCTGGATGAGCTTGATTTGACAAGTGCAGAGAGTAAAGCAACATACGCTCAAATCAAGGAGTATGCATTAGAAAAATTTGGACTAAAAGTTTCTACACTCTATATTGCTCAAATTAAAAAGAAATGTGGGATTGAAATGAGAGAACATTATAATAAATCTAAAAAAGATAATCAGGCTATCCCACAGTGTACGCCTGAAAAAGAAGAAGCTATCATGGATGCTTTAAGACATTTTAAAATGATTTAGTATAAATGGATGGTATTTATGAGATGGATATTAAAAATTATCTTATTTCCAATTAGCTTGGTATTAAGTATCCTCACTGCATTTTTGACATTCCTGCTCGGCATAGGAACAACTATTCTTTACCTTTTGATGTTGATGTGTATAGTTGCTACGATAGGCTCATTTATACAAAAAGATGTATCACTTGGTATAGAAACTTTGGTATTAAGTTTTTTATTAAGCCCATATGGAATACCGATGGTTGGAGCAGTAGTTATAGCTTTTTTAGAAAGTATAAATGGGAAAATAAGGTCAATATAAATGATCACCAAGATAATATATATTAAGAGGAGTGTTGACAGTGGGTGATAAAAGCAATAAAAA
Coding sequences within:
- the rlmD gene encoding 23S rRNA (uracil(1939)-C(5))-methyltransferase RlmD, which gives rise to MLTKNDIIQVEISDLSHEGVGVAKHDGLVFFVDNALPGEVIDMRVLKINKNRGFGKVEAYHRLSSARNRDVNLAYLRTGIADLGHLAYEDQLVFKQKQVQDSLYKIAGISDVAIESTLGMAEPLAYRNKAQVPVRRVNGQLETGFFRKHSHELVPISDYYIQNKDIDCLINFVRDLLRRFDVKPYNEIEQTGLLRNIVVRRGHYSGEMMLVLVTTRPKVFRVDQVIEKIVEAFPEVVSIIQNINDKNTNAIFGKEFRTLYGRDTITDTMLGNRYEISAQSFYQVNTVMAEKLYQTAIDFSELSKDDVVIDAYSGIGTIGLSFAKTVKAVYGVEVIEAAVQDAQKNAALNGITNAHFVADTAENAMATWAKDGIKPDLILVDPPRKGLTESFIQASVAMAPNKITYVSCNPATMARDIKRYEELGYQLKKVQPVDLFPQTHHVETVALLSKLDVDKHIDVEIKLDELDLTSAESKATYAQIKEYALEKFGLKVSTLYIAQIKKKCGIEMREHYNKSKKDNQAIPQCTPEKEEAIMDALRHFKMI
- a CDS encoding CD1845 family protein — protein: MRWILKIILFPISLVLSILTAFLTFLLGIGTTILYLLMLMCIVATIGSFIQKDVSLGIETLVLSFLLSPYGIPMVGAVVIAFLESINGKIRSI